A region from the Sandaracinus amylolyticus genome encodes:
- a CDS encoding DUF2339 domain-containing protein has translation MSRWEGATAEVTPRVEAVAEPATVIAAETASEPQPELETKAAETAPEAVAPPSTASAPREADATSAASPPSPASEPTGSWERWIGVRGAAAAGAIVLVIAGLSLFQYSIEHGWITPALRVALAGLVGLGCVVASEWPLRVRFPALSGWIAGAGVAILYLASWAASALYGLVPLGISGALMVVVTVACVVLSARRSSLPIALLGLSGGFLTPLALSTGADRPIPLFAYLLVLDAGLLVLAYRKRWPGLALLSFVATALYQLLWFFASMGDATVLVGVTVVVAFTALFVLAPTARDEGETKRDGWTVLLRACAVLHPFLLVLAFARLTSEPLALGATAALLVVLAIGSAFVARRDGLPWVALFASAAAVGVWSIGMLSWPLESIGAASAPLAIAIVVALVFHVSAELDRVARFELSAASSLASTAPLATLAMIAFVRESAWAPLALAALVLLALALRVACLPARAALALPAAVLAPIVTYALAHAARDAASPALVVALIPLQAVPFQIAASLAPRGSRHVLDDAAAIAALFGAVLLAFAPGAPPVAGLGASLVCALLALFAASREGAPSIAVATIVVTALVQAGFAFPGAPAEIDAQRLAVLAGSTLVLAAWPALAPRLARTEWGWRAAALVTPLSFLSLRHLWLAVLGDRFVGALAILCALLALAVALIARSRSLDGSVRRVALVWPVVVAAGFVTLAIPLQLEREWWTIGWALEAAALLVLDRRFDHAGVRYLAMALFAAVTVRLVLNPDVLLYYPRGELRIVNWLSYTYLVPALALVVGSRALADLEVARRRAWERGLYPEGALLAPVLFASALVVVFVWINLTIIDWFATGPALTIPMDRMPARDLAMSIAWAVYALALLALGMARGSTGLRVTSLGLLVITCAKVFLYDLAHLRDLYRVAALSGLAVSLILVSLAYQRFVFRKPTASEAA, from the coding sequence ATGTCGCGGTGGGAGGGCGCGACGGCGGAAGTGACGCCGCGCGTCGAAGCCGTCGCGGAGCCCGCGACGGTGATCGCGGCCGAGACCGCGTCCGAGCCCCAGCCCGAGCTCGAAACGAAGGCCGCCGAGACCGCCCCCGAGGCCGTTGCACCGCCTTCGACCGCCTCCGCGCCGCGTGAGGCCGACGCGACGTCCGCCGCGAGCCCGCCGTCGCCGGCGAGTGAGCCGACCGGATCGTGGGAGCGCTGGATCGGCGTGCGAGGCGCCGCCGCCGCGGGCGCAATCGTGCTGGTCATCGCGGGGCTCTCGCTGTTCCAGTACTCGATCGAGCACGGGTGGATCACGCCCGCGCTCCGCGTCGCGCTCGCGGGGCTCGTCGGGCTCGGGTGCGTCGTCGCGTCGGAGTGGCCGCTGCGCGTGCGCTTCCCCGCGCTCTCCGGATGGATCGCGGGCGCAGGCGTCGCGATCCTGTATCTCGCGTCGTGGGCGGCGAGCGCGCTCTACGGGCTCGTGCCGCTCGGCATCTCGGGCGCGCTCATGGTCGTGGTCACCGTCGCGTGCGTGGTGCTCTCCGCACGCCGCAGCTCGCTGCCGATCGCGCTGCTGGGCCTCTCGGGCGGCTTCCTCACGCCGCTCGCGCTCTCGACCGGCGCCGACCGCCCGATCCCGCTCTTCGCGTACCTGCTGGTGCTCGACGCGGGGCTCCTGGTGCTCGCGTATCGAAAGCGCTGGCCGGGCCTCGCGTTGCTCTCGTTCGTCGCGACCGCGCTGTACCAGCTGCTCTGGTTCTTCGCGTCGATGGGTGACGCGACGGTGCTCGTCGGCGTGACGGTGGTGGTCGCGTTCACCGCGCTCTTCGTGCTCGCGCCGACCGCGCGCGACGAAGGAGAGACGAAGCGCGACGGATGGACGGTGCTCCTCCGCGCGTGCGCCGTGCTCCATCCGTTCCTGCTCGTGCTCGCGTTCGCGCGCCTCACGAGCGAGCCGCTGGCGCTCGGCGCCACCGCGGCGCTGCTCGTCGTGTTGGCGATCGGAAGCGCGTTCGTCGCGCGCCGCGACGGGCTGCCGTGGGTCGCGCTCTTCGCGTCCGCGGCGGCCGTGGGTGTGTGGTCGATCGGGATGCTCTCGTGGCCCCTCGAGTCGATCGGTGCCGCGTCGGCGCCGCTCGCGATCGCGATCGTCGTCGCGCTCGTGTTCCACGTCTCGGCGGAGCTCGATCGCGTTGCGCGCTTCGAGCTGAGCGCGGCATCGTCGCTGGCCTCGACGGCGCCGCTCGCGACGCTCGCGATGATCGCGTTCGTGCGAGAGTCCGCGTGGGCGCCGCTCGCGCTCGCCGCGCTCGTCTTGCTCGCGCTCGCGCTGCGCGTGGCGTGTCTCCCCGCGCGTGCCGCGCTCGCGCTGCCCGCGGCCGTGCTCGCGCCGATCGTCACGTACGCCCTCGCGCACGCGGCGCGGGATGCGGCCTCGCCCGCGCTCGTGGTCGCGCTGATTCCGCTGCAGGCGGTGCCGTTCCAGATCGCCGCCTCGCTCGCGCCGCGCGGCTCGCGCCACGTGCTCGACGACGCGGCTGCCATCGCTGCGCTCTTCGGCGCGGTGCTGCTCGCGTTCGCGCCGGGGGCTCCGCCCGTCGCGGGGCTCGGGGCGTCGCTCGTGTGCGCGCTGCTCGCGCTCTTCGCGGCGTCGCGCGAGGGCGCGCCGTCGATCGCGGTCGCGACCATCGTGGTCACCGCGCTCGTGCAGGCGGGCTTCGCGTTCCCCGGTGCGCCCGCCGAGATCGACGCGCAGCGGCTCGCGGTGCTCGCGGGTTCGACGCTCGTGCTCGCTGCGTGGCCCGCGCTCGCGCCGCGCCTCGCGCGCACCGAGTGGGGCTGGCGCGCGGCCGCGCTCGTCACGCCGCTCTCGTTCCTCTCGCTGCGCCACCTCTGGCTCGCGGTGCTCGGCGATCGCTTCGTCGGCGCGCTCGCGATCCTCTGCGCGCTGCTCGCGCTCGCCGTCGCGCTGATCGCGCGCTCGCGCAGCCTCGACGGATCGGTGCGGCGCGTCGCGCTCGTGTGGCCGGTCGTGGTCGCGGCGGGGTTCGTGACGCTCGCGATCCCGCTCCAGCTCGAGCGCGAGTGGTGGACGATCGGCTGGGCGCTCGAGGCCGCGGCGCTCCTCGTGCTCGACCGACGCTTCGATCACGCGGGCGTGCGCTACCTCGCGATGGCGCTCTTCGCGGCGGTGACGGTGCGTCTCGTGCTGAACCCCGACGTGCTCCTCTACTACCCGCGCGGCGAGCTGCGCATCGTCAACTGGCTCTCGTACACGTACCTCGTGCCCGCGCTCGCGCTCGTCGTGGGCAGCCGCGCGCTCGCCGATCTCGAGGTCGCACGCCGGCGCGCCTGGGAGCGCGGGCTCTATCCGGAGGGCGCGCTCCTCGCGCCGGTGCTCTTCGCGTCCGCGCTCGTCGTGGTGTTCGTGTGGATCAACCTCACGATCATCGACTGGTTCGCGACCGGCCCCGCGCTGACGATCCCGATGGACCGCATGCCCGCGCGCGACCTCGCGATGTCGATCGCGTGGGCCGTGTACGCCCTCGCGCTGCTCGCGCTCGGCATGGCGCGCGGCAGCACCGGGCTGCGCGTCACGAGCCTCGGCCTGCTCGTGATCACGTGCGCGAAGGTCTTCCTCTACGACCTCGCGCACCTGCGCGATCTGTATCGCGTCGCCGCGCTCTCGGGCCTCGCGGTGTCGCTGATCCTCGTGTCGCTCGCGTACCAGCGGTTCGTGTTCCGCAAGCCCACCGCATCGGAGGCCGCATGA